From a region of the Geothrix sp. 21YS21S-2 genome:
- a CDS encoding FKBP-type peptidyl-prolyl cis-trans isomerase — protein MNRAFLLCLPLALLASSAAAQPPTRAKKKTPAPVTKKGPVMITTPSGLSYLETNEGTGESPKKGQTCVMHYTGWLSDGGKPGKKFDSSVDRGQPFSFSVGVGQVIKGWDEGVITMKKGGKRTLHIPAALGYGSRGAGGVIPPNADLIFDVELIDFR, from the coding sequence TTGAACCGCGCTTTCCTCCTTTGCCTCCCGCTCGCCCTGCTGGCCTCCTCGGCAGCCGCGCAACCCCCCACCCGCGCCAAGAAGAAGACCCCGGCGCCCGTCACGAAAAAAGGACCCGTCATGATCACCACCCCCAGCGGCCTCAGCTACCTCGAAACCAACGAAGGAACGGGCGAGTCCCCGAAGAAGGGCCAGACGTGCGTCATGCACTACACCGGCTGGCTCTCCGACGGCGGCAAGCCCGGCAAGAAGTTCGACAGCTCCGTGGACCGGGGCCAGCCCTTCTCCTTCAGCGTGGGCGTCGGCCAGGTCATCAAGGGCTGGGACGAGGGCGTGATCACCATGAAGAAGGGCGGCAAGCGCACCCTCCACATCCCCGCCGCCCTGGGCTACGGCTCCCGCGGCGCGGGCGGCGTGATCCCCCCCAACGCGGACCTGATCTTCGACGTGGAGCTGATCGACTTCCGCTAG
- a CDS encoding AAA family ATPase — protein MLIWAVGGGKGGTGKSLVSNGLAIRLAERSRRVVLVDADFGGANQHTYCGLRNPPANLGRFLDGKATLEELALDTRVPGLQLVPGNLNSANTDGMNSAQKQKFFRHLRRLEADHVILDLGAGTQYDTLDAFLLADVKVAVITPEPLSIENFYLFVKNLQFRLLSGVLTEARLRDPARAIWKDRAAHGIVTVQDLARHLSGLSETFKEAYGREHARLALHLVLNEVREFRQVDKGRAARSAVVKFFQVPTELAGFIHHDKDLWNQFGQGSTLVLKGASFALRNDLESILDGILKTRARGEATP, from the coding sequence ATGCTGATTTGGGCAGTGGGGGGAGGCAAGGGCGGCACGGGCAAGAGCCTCGTGTCCAACGGCCTCGCCATCCGGCTCGCGGAGCGCTCCCGGCGGGTGGTCCTGGTGGACGCCGACTTCGGCGGCGCCAACCAGCACACCTACTGCGGCCTGCGGAACCCCCCGGCGAACCTGGGCCGGTTCCTGGACGGCAAGGCCACCCTGGAGGAGCTGGCCCTGGACACCCGGGTCCCCGGCCTCCAGCTGGTGCCGGGCAACCTCAACTCCGCCAACACCGATGGCATGAATTCGGCCCAGAAGCAGAAGTTCTTCCGGCACCTCCGGCGCCTGGAGGCGGACCACGTGATCCTGGACCTGGGGGCGGGCACCCAGTACGACACCCTGGATGCCTTCCTCCTGGCCGACGTGAAGGTGGCCGTCATCACCCCCGAGCCGCTCTCCATCGAGAACTTCTACCTCTTCGTGAAGAACCTCCAGTTCCGGCTGCTCAGCGGGGTCCTGACCGAAGCCCGCCTGCGCGACCCCGCCCGGGCCATCTGGAAGGATCGCGCAGCCCACGGCATCGTCACCGTCCAGGATCTGGCCCGGCACCTCTCGGGCCTCTCGGAGACCTTCAAGGAGGCCTACGGACGCGAGCACGCGAGGCTGGCGCTCCACCTGGTGCTCAACGAGGTGCGCGAGTTCCGGCAGGTGGACAAGGGGCGCGCCGCCCGCAGCGCCGTGGTCAAGTTCTTCCAGGTGCCCACGGAGCTCGCGGGATTCATCCACCACGACAAGGACCTGTGGAACCAGTTCGGACAGGGATCCACCCTGGTGCTCAAGGGCGCCTCCTTCGCCCTGCGCAACGACCTGGAATCGATCCTGGACGGGATCCTGAAGACCCGGGCCCGCGGGGAGGCGACGCCATGA
- a CDS encoding STAS domain-containing protein, which yields MKITQRDHQGITILYPEGKITLGDGDQELGEAVRTVLEAGSRRIILNLSKVSYLDSSGVGELVGCYTSIKNKGGELRICGMNSRIFNLITMTSLHSVFDVKETEEESLAGF from the coding sequence ATGAAGATCACCCAACGCGACCACCAGGGCATCACCATCCTCTACCCCGAGGGCAAGATCACGCTGGGGGACGGGGACCAGGAACTCGGCGAGGCCGTGCGCACCGTCCTGGAGGCCGGCAGCCGCCGCATCATTCTTAACCTGAGCAAAGTCAGCTACCTCGATTCCTCGGGCGTGGGCGAGCTGGTGGGCTGCTACACCTCCATCAAGAACAAGGGCGGAGAGCTGCGCATCTGCGGCATGAACTCCCGCATCTTCAATCTGATCACCATGACCAGCCTCCACTCCGTCTTCGACGTGAAGGAAACCGAGGAAGAGTCCCTCGCCGGCTTCTAA
- a CDS encoding metallophosphoesterase produces MRLFAPFLAILLLAPLQAQAPPLLAASAQVDDGPHVVWEGRKARVLRWRQGKPEETPLPASRLLALDGLPPLQLDPEPAPQQPAVFPLPAKIAAISDIHGNYAAMTTLLVNQGILAKDLTWAFGKGHLLVLGDTVDRGAQVTEIFWLLRSLERQARDAGGRVHMLLGNHEVMNMKGDIRYLNAKYRALPLTAPYLLGPDTEAGRWVRSHPVMVRLGDVLFVHGGVSPHLAEAFPTLEAVNAAARDALPAIKKTLLGGAGPLWYRGMVMDPLDSAAVVEASLRPYQARTVVVGHTTVKQVTAIRPGQVYLIDAGLSEGRPGELWLQTDGKRWRGLADGTRLPLD; encoded by the coding sequence ATGCGCCTTTTCGCCCCGTTCCTCGCCATCCTCCTCCTGGCCCCGCTCCAGGCCCAGGCCCCGCCGCTCCTGGCGGCCTCGGCCCAGGTGGACGACGGCCCGCACGTCGTGTGGGAGGGCCGCAAGGCCCGGGTGCTCCGGTGGCGCCAGGGCAAGCCCGAGGAGACCCCCCTCCCCGCGAGCCGCCTGCTGGCCCTGGACGGCCTGCCGCCCCTCCAGCTGGATCCGGAACCGGCCCCCCAGCAGCCCGCCGTCTTCCCCCTGCCCGCGAAGATCGCCGCCATCAGCGACATCCACGGCAACTACGCCGCCATGACCACCCTCCTGGTGAACCAGGGCATCCTCGCCAAGGACCTCACCTGGGCCTTCGGCAAGGGCCACCTGCTGGTCCTGGGCGACACCGTGGACCGGGGTGCCCAGGTGACCGAGATCTTCTGGCTCCTGCGCTCCCTGGAGCGGCAGGCCCGGGACGCCGGCGGCAGGGTCCACATGCTCCTGGGCAACCATGAGGTGATGAACATGAAAGGGGATATCCGGTACCTGAACGCCAAGTACCGCGCCCTGCCCCTGACCGCCCCCTACCTCCTGGGCCCGGACACCGAGGCCGGCCGCTGGGTGCGCTCCCACCCGGTCATGGTGCGCCTGGGCGACGTGCTCTTCGTGCACGGCGGCGTGTCGCCCCACCTGGCGGAGGCCTTCCCGACCCTGGAAGCCGTGAACGCCGCGGCCAGGGACGCCCTTCCGGCCATCAAGAAGACCCTCCTGGGAGGCGCCGGCCCCTTGTGGTACCGCGGCATGGTCATGGATCCCCTGGACTCGGCGGCGGTGGTGGAGGCCAGCCTCCGCCCCTACCAGGCCCGGACCGTGGTGGTGGGCCACACGACCGTCAAGCAGGTGACGGCCATCCGTCCCGGGCAGGTCTACCTCATCGACGCCGGCCTGAGCGAGGGGCGGCCTGGCGAGCTCTGGCTCCAGACGGACGGCAAGCGGTGGCGGGGGCTGGCCGACGGGACGCGGCTGCCGCTGGACTAG
- a CDS encoding diguanylate cyclase domain-containing protein yields the protein MDPINPAAAPSPFLNWKEPREVAKRLKVLIKAIEQSPVSVIITDPKGVIQYVNPKFTQLMGFSLEEAVGQTPRILKGGFLTRDFYKNMWDTIQEGREWHGLFHNRTKGGDLVWELASISPIRDDFGTITHFVGVKEDITELKRLQDQMAHMAHHDQLTGLPNRFLFLDRLGQMLAQAKRRDTTFAVLYLDLDDFKAVNDTRGHAAGDSLLTAVAQRLMGCVRETDTVSRMGGDEFTILLADIHDMADVERIVGMILKAISNPFTIGAGECSVGISIGVAIYPLDGLDTDPLLSAADSALYKVKADGRGGYCFPSRNLGLPPA from the coding sequence ATGGATCCTATCAACCCAGCGGCTGCCCCCTCACCCTTCCTCAACTGGAAGGAACCCCGGGAAGTTGCCAAACGACTTAAAGTCCTCATCAAGGCCATCGAGCAGAGCCCGGTCTCCGTCATCATCACGGACCCCAAGGGCGTCATCCAGTACGTGAACCCCAAGTTCACGCAACTCATGGGCTTCTCGCTGGAGGAGGCGGTGGGCCAGACCCCCCGCATCCTCAAGGGCGGGTTCCTCACCCGGGACTTCTACAAGAACATGTGGGACACGATCCAGGAAGGCCGCGAGTGGCACGGGCTCTTCCACAACCGCACCAAGGGCGGCGACCTTGTGTGGGAGCTGGCCTCCATCTCGCCGATCCGGGACGACTTCGGGACCATCACCCACTTCGTGGGGGTGAAGGAGGACATCACCGAACTCAAGCGCCTCCAGGACCAGATGGCCCACATGGCGCACCACGACCAGCTCACGGGCCTGCCCAACCGGTTCCTCTTCCTGGACCGCCTGGGCCAGATGCTCGCCCAGGCCAAGCGCCGGGACACCACCTTCGCCGTGCTCTACCTGGACCTGGACGACTTCAAGGCCGTCAACGACACCCGGGGCCACGCCGCCGGCGACAGCCTCCTGACCGCGGTGGCCCAGCGCCTCATGGGCTGCGTGCGGGAGACCGACACCGTCAGCCGCATGGGCGGGGACGAGTTCACCATCCTCCTGGCGGACATCCACGACATGGCGGACGTGGAGCGCATCGTGGGCATGATCCTCAAGGCGATCTCGAACCCCTTCACCATCGGGGCCGGGGAGTGCAGCGTGGGCATCTCCATCGGCGTGGCCATCTACCCCCTGGACGGCCTGGACACGGACCCCCTGCTGTCGGCGGCCGACAGCGCGCTCTACAAGGTCAAGGCCGACGGCAGGGGCGGCTACTGCTTCCCCTCCCGCAACCTGGGGCTGCCGCCGGCCTGA
- the fliE gene encoding flagellar hook-basal body complex protein FliE — protein MNPILPSQLPSLDALAQAAQKPAASGQAGSEATPFADILKQALAEVNDSHANAEQEARNLISGNSTDMHTAILAVQKADVSFQMMMAVRSKLVDAYREVMRMQM, from the coding sequence ATGAACCCCATTCTCCCCAGCCAGCTCCCCTCCCTCGACGCCCTCGCCCAGGCCGCCCAGAAGCCTGCCGCCAGCGGCCAGGCCGGGTCGGAAGCCACGCCGTTCGCCGACATCCTGAAGCAGGCCCTGGCCGAAGTGAACGACTCCCACGCCAACGCCGAGCAAGAGGCACGGAACTTGATAAGTGGAAACTCCACTGACATGCACACGGCGATTCTGGCGGTCCAGAAGGCCGATGTCAGCTTCCAGATGATGATGGCCGTCCGTTCCAAGCTGGTGGACGCATACCGCGAAGTGATGCGAATGCAGATGTGA
- the flgB gene encoding flagellar basal body rod protein FlgB, giving the protein MFDLVSQNPMIALADKGMSLATQRISLIASNLANIDTPGYRTKDFDFAAAFKTEMEKLDRQFSPTPGAPSSFDKGITPPAIIHPVDITSERNDGNDVHLDRENMLLNQTQTIFTMSSNLAQGELKLVLGAIRDAAK; this is encoded by the coding sequence ATGTTCGACCTGGTTTCCCAGAACCCCATGATCGCGCTCGCCGACAAGGGCATGTCCCTGGCCACCCAGCGCATCTCCCTCATCGCCTCGAATCTGGCCAACATCGATACGCCCGGCTACCGCACCAAGGACTTCGACTTCGCGGCGGCCTTCAAGACCGAGATGGAGAAGCTGGATAGGCAGTTCTCGCCCACCCCGGGCGCCCCATCCTCCTTCGACAAGGGGATCACGCCCCCGGCCATCATCCACCCGGTCGACATCACCTCGGAACGCAACGACGGCAACGACGTGCACCTGGACCGGGAGAACATGCTGCTCAACCAGACCCAGACCATCTTCACCATGAGTTCCAACCTGGCCCAGGGCGAGCTCAAGCTCGTGCTGGGCGCCATCCGGGATGCGGCCAAATAA
- a CDS encoding outer membrane protein assembly factor, giving the protein MNRFGPPLLLLAVPALGLGQAPADRLEFVGGSVDDQAFARAAAGVRPGHALSGPEFQLALEAIRATDRFRAVEGGQGVVRLDPWPRVAAIQVRGDAPSSLRRNLFPGLRKGDRVGATRLEAQRAQAQEHLVAAGYPAARVAVSRAEGDTRIVMDLALGRPNLIRGVEVVGKVGPFSTASLVRETKVVPGVTLWNREVELECLRRLRKKLVGAKRFESHVDLDWDTGGLLRITLDVGPKVILTSDGAGLGWTTTLKDLVPLARADHYTPELLDEGERRIVRLFRSRGHLDPQVTYSRTVTKTGPEGPEEVVVTYHLAPGPVSKLGAFTFEGNQAVSEKDLRKAADVGGFLGAKARPELLDAAENHIQALYESRGFTDAKVRRSVELRNGKADLVFRIREGRQRLVNWARLDLPPEGFGDPWGLGSGLALLFADKPVFVADRDGARIYRSDRREMAGCEAALALHPVEGRLQVTLTFSRPIPLLKADLFRAYTSVRQQHLVALGVLRPTVRSQVVVEESGACGILFEVPDQPMEKVDRVVVRGAGRTRARAVLREINLNPGDPLDQDKLGRAQGRLGGLGAFQRVEVSNLAEGAEAGPPSPWKAGDLLFRAEERSPWVITNSFGYDRTQGYYLGTGVQRLNVGGMGRTVDFNARAGDGFLNNRTLRETFPTGQYTRSLNSVSLGYTDPWFEHGKLGEALPDRTTFRTEGAYIQEQRYIYQVRRRRFLASLRWALPSRVAVEAGYRFERVEVAASNDNINSDDLTKIAKYPDRAIISSPYVQVVRDTRDSAFDPTTGTYSLARFEAASQFFLTSKNSSFMKLDLRNQWTWPVGYKASAGVVAFGVRLGLAVPTAKTAEDLPLSERFFAGGSGTMRGVEPDFLGPLGRIPILNADGKIKMITGPDGLPVEATEQIPLGGQALFIANLEYRFPILGPTLWGEVFVDTGQVYQKPGRAWSEDAKGNRTNLPLRTALGLGIIVKLGIPLKLEYAADVDRILGRPRSAGDRSTQLRNVTISAGFQF; this is encoded by the coding sequence ATGAACCGCTTCGGCCCGCCCCTGCTCCTCCTGGCAGTTCCTGCCCTGGGCCTGGGGCAGGCGCCGGCGGACCGGCTGGAGTTCGTGGGCGGAAGCGTGGACGATCAGGCGTTCGCACGGGCGGCAGCCGGGGTCCGCCCTGGCCACGCCCTGTCGGGGCCGGAGTTCCAGCTTGCCCTCGAGGCCATCCGGGCCACGGACCGCTTCCGGGCCGTGGAGGGCGGCCAGGGCGTGGTGCGCCTGGATCCCTGGCCCCGGGTGGCCGCCATCCAGGTGCGGGGCGATGCGCCCTCCTCCCTGCGCAGGAACCTCTTCCCGGGCCTCCGGAAGGGCGACCGGGTCGGCGCCACCCGCCTGGAGGCCCAGCGGGCCCAGGCCCAGGAGCACCTGGTCGCCGCGGGCTACCCCGCCGCCCGGGTCGCCGTGTCCAGGGCCGAAGGGGACACCCGGATCGTGATGGACCTGGCCCTTGGCAGGCCCAACCTCATCCGGGGCGTGGAGGTGGTGGGCAAGGTCGGCCCGTTTTCAACGGCGTCCCTCGTCCGGGAGACCAAGGTGGTGCCGGGCGTCACCCTGTGGAACCGGGAGGTGGAGCTGGAGTGCCTGCGGCGCCTGCGGAAGAAGCTGGTGGGCGCCAAGCGCTTCGAGAGCCACGTCGACCTCGACTGGGATACCGGCGGCCTGCTGCGCATCACCCTGGACGTGGGGCCGAAGGTGATCCTCACGTCCGACGGCGCCGGGCTGGGCTGGACCACCACCCTGAAGGACCTGGTCCCCCTCGCCCGGGCGGACCATTACACCCCGGAGCTCCTGGACGAGGGGGAGCGGCGCATCGTGCGCCTGTTCCGGTCCCGCGGGCACCTGGACCCCCAGGTGACCTACAGCCGGACCGTGACGAAGACCGGCCCCGAGGGGCCGGAAGAGGTGGTCGTGACCTACCACCTGGCTCCCGGCCCCGTCTCGAAGCTGGGCGCCTTCACGTTCGAAGGCAACCAGGCCGTGAGCGAGAAGGACCTGCGCAAGGCCGCCGACGTGGGGGGCTTCCTGGGCGCCAAGGCCCGGCCCGAGCTCCTGGACGCCGCCGAGAACCACATCCAGGCGCTGTACGAGAGCCGCGGGTTCACCGACGCCAAGGTCCGGCGCTCCGTGGAGCTCAGGAACGGCAAGGCCGACCTGGTGTTCCGCATCCGCGAAGGGCGCCAGCGGCTCGTGAACTGGGCGCGGCTGGACCTGCCCCCCGAGGGCTTCGGCGATCCCTGGGGCCTGGGGTCCGGCCTGGCCCTGCTGTTCGCCGACAAGCCGGTGTTCGTCGCCGACCGGGACGGGGCGCGGATCTACCGCAGCGACCGCCGCGAGATGGCGGGCTGCGAAGCCGCCCTGGCCCTCCACCCCGTGGAGGGGAGGCTGCAGGTCACGCTCACCTTCTCCAGGCCCATCCCGCTCCTCAAGGCGGACCTCTTCCGGGCCTACACCTCGGTCCGCCAGCAGCATCTGGTCGCGCTGGGCGTCCTGCGCCCCACCGTGCGCTCCCAGGTGGTGGTGGAGGAGAGCGGCGCCTGCGGCATCCTCTTCGAGGTGCCCGACCAGCCCATGGAGAAGGTGGACCGCGTGGTGGTGCGGGGCGCCGGGAGGACCCGCGCCAGGGCTGTGCTGCGCGAGATCAACCTGAACCCCGGCGATCCCCTCGACCAGGACAAGCTGGGCCGGGCCCAGGGGCGCCTGGGCGGCCTCGGGGCCTTCCAGCGGGTGGAGGTGTCCAACCTCGCCGAAGGCGCCGAGGCGGGCCCGCCCTCCCCGTGGAAGGCCGGCGACCTGCTGTTCCGCGCCGAGGAGCGCTCCCCCTGGGTGATCACCAACTCCTTCGGCTACGACCGCACCCAGGGCTACTACCTGGGCACGGGCGTCCAGCGCCTGAACGTCGGAGGCATGGGCCGCACCGTGGACTTCAACGCCCGCGCCGGCGACGGGTTCCTGAACAACCGCACCCTGCGCGAGACGTTCCCCACGGGCCAGTACACGAGGTCCCTGAACTCCGTCTCCCTGGGCTACACCGACCCCTGGTTCGAACACGGCAAACTGGGCGAGGCGCTGCCGGACCGCACCACCTTCCGCACGGAGGGGGCGTACATCCAGGAGCAGCGCTACATCTACCAGGTGCGCCGGCGCCGGTTCCTCGCCTCGCTGCGGTGGGCGCTGCCTTCCCGGGTGGCCGTGGAGGCCGGGTACCGGTTCGAGCGGGTCGAGGTGGCGGCCAGCAACGACAACATCAACAGCGACGACCTGACCAAGATCGCCAAGTACCCCGACCGGGCCATCATCTCCTCCCCCTACGTGCAGGTGGTGCGGGACACCCGCGACAGCGCCTTCGACCCCACCACCGGAACCTACTCCCTGGCCCGATTCGAGGCCGCCAGCCAGTTCTTCCTCACCAGCAAGAACAGCAGCTTCATGAAGCTGGACCTGCGCAACCAGTGGACCTGGCCCGTGGGCTACAAGGCCTCGGCCGGCGTGGTGGCCTTCGGGGTCCGCCTGGGCCTGGCCGTTCCCACCGCCAAGACCGCCGAGGACCTGCCGCTTTCGGAGCGGTTCTTCGCGGGCGGTTCGGGCACCATGCGCGGCGTGGAGCCCGACTTCCTGGGCCCCCTGGGCCGCATCCCCATCTTGAACGCCGACGGCAAAATCAAGATGATCACCGGCCCCGACGGCCTTCCGGTGGAAGCCACCGAGCAGATCCCCCTGGGCGGCCAGGCCCTCTTCATCGCGAACCTGGAGTACCGCTTCCCCATCCTCGGCCCGACCCTGTGGGGCGAGGTCTTCGTGGACACCGGCCAGGTCTACCAGAAGCCCGGCCGCGCCTGGTCCGAGGACGCCAAGGGCAACCGCACCAACCTGCCCCTGCGCACCGCGCTGGGCCTGGGCATCATCGTGAAGCTGGGCATCCCCCTGAAGCTGGAGTACGCCGCGGACGTGGACAGGATCCTCGGCCGGCCCCGGTCCGCCGGGGACCGGAGCACGCAGCTGAGGAACGTCACGATCTCGGCGGGCTTCCAGTTCTAG
- the flgC gene encoding flagellar basal body rod protein FlgC produces the protein MSTFDAINNIAASGMAAQRLRAQLVASNIANAETTRTPQGGPFRRKDAVFSVDTLDMGPNGVPVTGVKVAEIRASQDPFLTKYDPGHPDADASGIVQYPNVNPVEEMVNLTEASRGFDANASVVRAVRTMTLSAQDLLRVT, from the coding sequence ATGAGCACCTTCGACGCCATCAACAACATCGCCGCCTCCGGCATGGCCGCCCAGCGCCTCCGGGCCCAGCTGGTGGCCTCCAACATCGCCAACGCCGAGACCACGCGGACCCCCCAGGGGGGCCCCTTCCGCCGCAAGGACGCCGTGTTCTCGGTGGACACCCTGGACATGGGCCCCAACGGCGTGCCCGTGACCGGCGTCAAGGTGGCCGAGATCCGCGCCTCCCAGGACCCCTTCCTCACCAAGTACGACCCGGGCCATCCGGACGCCGACGCCTCGGGGATCGTGCAGTACCCCAACGTCAACCCCGTGGAGGAAATGGTCAACCTCACCGAGGCCAGCCGGGGCTTCGACGCCAACGCCTCGGTGGTGCGGGCGGTGCGGACCATGACACTTTCGGCCCAGGATTTGCTCCGGGTTACCTGA
- a CDS encoding ATP-dependent DNA helicase — translation MSLGLSVREFVAPLEPSGSLDARRSLAAEEDPMALGARLHARVQKRLVQEDARTRPEVAVQAALAHEGFEVLVRGRVDVLLGSSPPVVEEIKTSFRPGAVLAELDAEHPFALQALMYAWIVWKDAGEVPLCRIRVISLLDESETLVELPFDPGAFSAWVETRLRDLHAAWDRAQARRAERRELAGSLAFPFPEPRPGQARLVELVASSLASGRRMLLQAPTGLGKTAAVLFPALARALADDLRVFYCTPRNSQHEVAEDCVRRIRASGHPVRSVTIKAKEKVCPQAEVDCRPEVCPRADLYFDRLKASGAVDALMASGCADAAAVKAAADEHLLCPFELSLDAARSADVVIGDYNYAFAPNATLVRFFGSPEEAARNVVLVDEAHNLPVRAADWFSPALEIAFLEELRKRRTVPRDRALRTRLTAQIRRCVALLQAQEGDHRVVELDPQPFLGEEFRITRLVAETAARGVELRPSHPLVELQRAWGAFCAVLRILAAPHIVTWVPPGRLQITCADASAHLQERMAGFHSAVLFSATLKPFLYHRRLAGLASLDVVEAEIPSPFPPANRKILVVPQISTLYRLRDREVPRIAHFLGRVLPLRPGNYFVFFPSFEMLEKTLPHLDLPGFQVLAQPRRAGAARIAELVQALRAGTGTVVLAVQGGSLSEGIDLPGEALIGCVVAGPPLPPFDLERDRVRAYFQAAYGCGQAYAYTYPAAAKAVQAAGRVIRTPEDRGLLVFLDGRFLEADYAACFPEGWFRESPAELVSASILGDIADFWTVPS, via the coding sequence ATGAGCCTGGGTCTTTCCGTTCGCGAGTTCGTCGCCCCCCTGGAGCCTTCGGGAAGCCTGGACGCCAGGCGCTCCCTGGCCGCCGAGGAGGACCCCATGGCCCTGGGGGCGCGGCTCCACGCGCGGGTGCAGAAGCGCCTGGTCCAGGAGGACGCCCGGACCCGGCCGGAGGTGGCCGTGCAGGCCGCGCTGGCCCACGAGGGCTTCGAGGTGCTGGTGCGGGGCCGGGTGGACGTGCTTTTGGGCTCCAGCCCGCCGGTGGTGGAGGAGATCAAGACCAGCTTCCGCCCCGGGGCCGTTCTCGCGGAGCTGGACGCGGAGCACCCCTTCGCCCTTCAGGCGCTCATGTACGCATGGATCGTCTGGAAGGACGCGGGGGAGGTCCCCCTCTGCCGCATCCGGGTCATCAGCCTCCTGGACGAGAGCGAGACCCTGGTGGAGCTGCCCTTCGACCCCGGGGCCTTCTCGGCCTGGGTGGAGACGCGGCTCCGGGACCTGCACGCGGCCTGGGACCGGGCCCAGGCCCGGCGCGCGGAGCGCCGGGAGCTGGCCGGGAGCCTCGCCTTCCCCTTCCCGGAACCCCGGCCCGGGCAGGCCCGGCTGGTGGAGCTGGTGGCCTCCTCCCTGGCCTCGGGCCGGCGCATGCTCCTGCAGGCCCCCACGGGCCTGGGCAAGACCGCCGCGGTGCTCTTCCCCGCCCTGGCCCGGGCCCTGGCCGACGATCTGCGGGTCTTCTACTGCACGCCCCGCAACAGCCAGCACGAGGTGGCCGAGGACTGCGTGCGGCGCATCCGCGCCAGCGGCCACCCGGTGCGCTCGGTGACCATCAAGGCCAAGGAGAAGGTCTGCCCCCAGGCCGAGGTGGACTGCCGGCCCGAGGTGTGCCCCCGGGCGGACCTCTACTTCGACCGCCTCAAGGCCTCGGGCGCCGTGGACGCGCTCATGGCCTCGGGCTGCGCCGACGCCGCGGCCGTGAAGGCCGCCGCGGACGAGCACCTGCTCTGCCCCTTCGAACTCTCCCTGGACGCCGCGCGGAGCGCCGACGTGGTCATCGGGGACTACAACTACGCCTTCGCTCCCAACGCCACCCTGGTGCGGTTCTTCGGTTCCCCCGAGGAGGCCGCGCGCAACGTCGTGCTGGTGGACGAGGCCCACAACCTGCCGGTGCGCGCCGCGGACTGGTTCAGCCCCGCCCTGGAGATCGCCTTCCTGGAGGAGCTGCGCAAGCGGCGCACCGTGCCCAGGGACCGCGCGCTGCGCACCCGGCTCACCGCCCAGATCAGGCGCTGCGTGGCGCTCCTGCAGGCCCAGGAGGGCGACCACCGCGTCGTGGAGCTGGATCCCCAGCCCTTCCTGGGGGAGGAGTTCCGCATCACCCGGCTCGTCGCCGAGACCGCGGCGCGGGGCGTGGAGCTGCGCCCCTCCCATCCGCTGGTGGAGCTGCAGCGGGCCTGGGGGGCCTTCTGCGCCGTGCTGCGCATCCTGGCCGCGCCCCACATCGTCACCTGGGTCCCCCCCGGGCGCCTCCAGATCACCTGCGCCGACGCCTCGGCCCACCTGCAGGAGCGCATGGCCGGGTTCCATTCCGCCGTGCTCTTCTCGGCCACCCTCAAGCCCTTCCTCTACCACCGGCGCCTGGCGGGCCTGGCCTCCCTGGACGTCGTGGAGGCCGAGATCCCCTCGCCCTTCCCGCCCGCGAACCGCAAGATCCTCGTGGTGCCGCAGATCTCCACCCTGTACCGGCTGCGGGACCGGGAGGTGCCCCGCATCGCCCACTTCCTGGGCCGCGTCCTGCCCCTGCGCCCCGGCAACTACTTCGTCTTCTTCCCGAGCTTCGAGATGCTGGAGAAGACCCTGCCCCACCTGGACCTGCCCGGCTTCCAGGTGCTCGCCCAGCCCCGCAGGGCCGGCGCCGCCCGCATCGCCGAACTGGTCCAGGCCCTGCGCGCCGGCACCGGCACCGTGGTGCTGGCCGTGCAGGGCGGCTCCCTCTCCGAGGGCATCGACCTGCCCGGGGAGGCCCTGATCGGGTGCGTGGTGGCCGGCCCCCCCCTGCCCCCCTTCGACCTGGAGCGGGACCGCGTGCGGGCCTACTTCCAGGCGGCCTACGGCTGCGGCCAGGCCTACGCCTACACCTACCCCGCGGCCGCCAAGGCCGTGCAGGCCGCGGGGCGGGTGATCCGCACTCCCGAGGACCGCGGCCTCCTGGTGTTCCTGGACGGCCGGTTCCTGGAGGCCGACTATGCCGCCTGCTTCCCCGAGGGCTGGTTCCGGGAGTCCCCCGCCGAGCTGGTGTCCGCATCGATCCTGGGGGACATCGCGGACTTCTGGACTGTGCCATCCTGA